The Comamonas piscis region TTGAGGTGCGAGAAGTTGCCAAGGGCGGCCTCGTCAAGATTGTTTGCTTTTTGCATACGACATATCTATTTGATTGCTATTTATTTGTCAATCCATCTTGGCTACTATGGCGCCATTGCATCCGATATGGAATGAATATGAATCGTCTGTATTACCTCTTCGATCCCCTCTGCGGCTGGTGCTATGGCGCTGGGCCTGTCCTCGCGCTGCTGTCGCAACGCGGCGGCGACCAGCCGCAACTGCTGCCCAGCGGCCTGTTCGCGGGCGAAGGCGCAAGGCCCATGGACGACGCCTTTGCCGCCTACGCCTGGAGCAATGACCAGCGCATCGAGCGCTTGACGGGCCAGCCCTTCAGCGCGCTCTACCGCAGCCAGGTGCTGGACAACCACGAGCGCATGTTCGACAGTGGCCCTGCCACGGTCGCGCTGACCGCCGTGGCCTTGACGGCGCCGCAACGCGAGGCCGAGGCGCTCAAAGCCATCCAGCATGCGCGCTATGTCGATGGGCTGGACAACACCGCCATCCCGGTGCTGCTGGCCTTGCTGCGTGGCCTGGGGCTTGAAGAGGCCGCTGCCCGGCTGGCAGCCCCCGATGTGGCGCTGATGGAAGCCTACAGCGCAAGAACAGCCCAGGCCCAGCAGCTGATGCGCGCGCTGGGTGCGCAAGGTGTACCCAGCTTTGTGCTGGAGCACGATGGCCAGCGGCAGCTGCTGAATGCGAGCACGGCTTTTTCCAACCCCGAGGCCTTCGCCGACCAATGGCTGGCCGCCTGAATCAGCAAGGATTGACGGCATGACGACAAGCAACCTGGACACCATTCGCGCCACTTACGAAGGCAGCCCCGAGGACAACGCGCAGCACCTGATGGCGGCGCTGGCGCCTGACGCGCTGTGGATCGAGGCGGCAGGATCGCCCTATGCCGGCAGCTATGTGGGTGCTGCGCAAATCGTTGAAGGCGTGTTTGCGCGCCTGGGCAATGACTGGGCGACCTTTAGCGCCCAGGTACACAGCTACCTGGCCGATGGTGATCGGGTCGCTGTCTTTGGCCGTTACGCCGGCACTCACCGCGCCAGTGGCAAAGCGATGGAGGCGAGCTTTTCGCATCTCTACCAGCTGCGTGGTGGCCGGATCATTCGCATGGAGCAGGTGGTGGACAGCGCCCCCATGTTGCAGGCCATGCAGGCATAAGGCCATGTACAGCCCTGATGAACTGCGCCAGTTGCAGGCCCTGGTCGCCCAATGGCGAGCGGGCGACTGGCATGCCGCACACAACGGCGTGCAGCACTACCCCGGCCTGCTCGCGGCATGGCTGCACGGCATCCTGCATTTGCAGGAAGGCGATCTGGAAGATGCCGAGAACTGGTACGACCGCGCCGGCAAGCGTTTTCGCCAGCGCGAGACCTGGGAGCAGGAGCTGGCCCAGCTGGAAGAAGCCATGGCACAAGCCCTGGAACAAAGCACGGCAGCGGGCGCTGCCCATACCTAACACCCGGGGGCCGCAGGATGGCCTGCGCCCCTCTTTTTCTAACACTTTGAAAGCAAGCAAGACCATGAAGCAACGCTACTACACCCTGTCCGCCTGCGCGCTGGCCGCTGCCCTGTTGGTGGGCTGCGATCGCAACAGCACCGAATCGGCGCCTGCGGCACCTGCCGCCAGTGCCCCCGCAGCACCCGCACCAGCTGACACCCAGCAGGCGGCCTTGACCACCGAGGTCTTCAACCCAGGCGAGCAGGCGATCTTTGCGGTGTCCTCCGTGCTGGTGCAGGGCAAGACGGACGCGGTGCTGATCGATGCACAGTTCTCGGCGGAGCAGGCGCGCAAGCTGGCGGACAAGATCAAGGCCACGGGCAAGCGCCTGACGACGATCTACATCAGCCATGGCGACCCGGACTTCTACTTTGGCCTGGACACCCTGCAGGCGGCTTTCCCCGAGGCCAAGATTTTGGCCACGCCGCAGACCATTGCCCATATCAAGGAAACGAATGAAGCAAAGCTGAAGGTTTGGGGCCCCAAGCTGGGCGAGAACGCGCCCAAGCAGTTGGTGGTGCCTGAACCCCTGCAAGGCGACAGCCTGCAACTGGAGGGGCAGACCCTGCAGCTGATCGGCCTCGACAGCCCGGCGCCCGACCGCACGGTGCTGTGGATCCCATCGATCAAGACGGTGGCCGGCGGCATCCCGGTGATGGCCGGTGAGCATGTGTGGATGGCCGATACCCAGACGCCGCAGTCCCACACGGATTGGCTGGCGATGCTTGAGCGCATCAAGGCGCTGGGCCCCGAGGTGGTGATCCCCGGTCACTTTGTGGGCACCATGCCTGCAGGCACGGCGGCGGTGGACTTTACCGCCGATTACATCCGCGCTTTTGACGAAGAGACGGCCAAGGCCCAGGATGGCGCGGCGCTGGAAGCGGCGATGAAGCAGCGCTTCCCCAATCTGGGAGGGCTCGAAAGCCTGGCTCTGAGCGCCAAGGTGGCCAAGGGCGAGATGCAGTGGCATTGATCCAGCGCTGAGAAGGACCACGGCGCTGCACCCCCGCCGGGATCGGCCATCCCGGCGGGGGTGCATTGCTTTGTGCCTACAATGCGTGCTTTGGCTGGAATCTCCAGCCCCCTTGGCGTGCGCGCCAGATTCCAGGCCTTTATTCGTTGTTTGTTAATGCAGCACATTCGTAATTTTTCCATCATTGCCCATATTGACCATGGCAAATCGACCTTGGCAGACCGCCTGATCCAGTATTGCGGAGGTCTGGCCGATCGTGACATGGAGGCGCAGGTGCTGGACTCGATGGACATCGAGAAAGAGCGCGGCATCACCATCAAGGCACAAACCGCTGCTTTGAACTACAAGGCCAAGGATGGCAAGGTTTACAACCTCAACCTGATCGACACCCCCGGCCACGTGGACTTTTCCTATGAAGTCTCCCGCTCGCTGTCGGCCTGCGAAGGCGCGCTCCTGGTGGTGGATGCCTCGCAAGGCGTGGAAGCCCAGACGGTGGCCAACTGCTACACCGCGCTGGATTTGGGCGTCGAAGTGTTTGCCGTGCTCAACAAGATGGACCTGCCCAATGCAGATCCGGACAATGCCAAGGCTGAGATCGAGGATGTCATCGGCATCGATGCCACCGATGCGATTCCCTGCTCGGCCAAGACCGGCATGGGCATTGAAGAAATCCTGGAAGCCGTGGTGGCCAAGGTGCCGCCGCCCAAGGGCGATCCCGAGGCACCGCTGCGCGCGATGATCGTGGACAGCTGGTTCGACCCCTATGTGGGCGTCGTGATGCTGGTGCGCGTGGTCGATGGTCAGCTCAAGAAGAATGAGCGCTTCAAGATGATGGCCACCGGTGCCGCCTACGAAGCCAATACGCTGGGCGTTTTCACCCCCGCCAATGAACCGCGCAACAGCCTCAAGGCCGGCGAAGTGGGCTACATCATTGCCGGCATCAAGGAGCTGAAGGCGGCCAAGGTGGGTGACACCATCACCTTGGAAAAGAAGCTGCCCAACAACCTGGGCCCTGCCGCCGAGCCGCTGCCCGGCTTCAAGGAAGTCAAATCCCAGGTGTTTGCCGGGCTGTACCCGACCGAAGCCTCGGAGTATGACCAGCTGCGCGATGCGCTGGAAAAACTGCAGCTCAATGATGCGGCGCTGCAGTACGAGCCTGAAGTGTCGCAAGCGCTGGGCTTTGGCTTCCGCTGCGGCTTCCTGGGCCTGCTGCACATGGAGATCGTGCAAGAGCGCCTGGAGCGCGAGTTTGACCAGGACCTGATCACCACCGCCCCCAGCGTGGTCTACCAGGTGCTCAAGGCCGATGGCGAGATCATCGACGTCGAGAACCCGTCCAAGATGCCCGATGCCGG contains the following coding sequences:
- a CDS encoding DsbA family protein, producing MNRLYYLFDPLCGWCYGAGPVLALLSQRGGDQPQLLPSGLFAGEGARPMDDAFAAYAWSNDQRIERLTGQPFSALYRSQVLDNHERMFDSGPATVALTAVALTAPQREAEALKAIQHARYVDGLDNTAIPVLLALLRGLGLEEAAARLAAPDVALMEAYSARTAQAQQLMRALGAQGVPSFVLEHDGQRQLLNASTAFSNPEAFADQWLAA
- a CDS encoding nuclear transport factor 2 family protein yields the protein MTTSNLDTIRATYEGSPEDNAQHLMAALAPDALWIEAAGSPYAGSYVGAAQIVEGVFARLGNDWATFSAQVHSYLADGDRVAVFGRYAGTHRASGKAMEASFSHLYQLRGGRIIRMEQVVDSAPMLQAMQA
- a CDS encoding MBL fold metallo-hydrolase, producing the protein MKQRYYTLSACALAAALLVGCDRNSTESAPAAPAASAPAAPAPADTQQAALTTEVFNPGEQAIFAVSSVLVQGKTDAVLIDAQFSAEQARKLADKIKATGKRLTTIYISHGDPDFYFGLDTLQAAFPEAKILATPQTIAHIKETNEAKLKVWGPKLGENAPKQLVVPEPLQGDSLQLEGQTLQLIGLDSPAPDRTVLWIPSIKTVAGGIPVMAGEHVWMADTQTPQSHTDWLAMLERIKALGPEVVIPGHFVGTMPAGTAAVDFTADYIRAFDEETAKAQDGAALEAAMKQRFPNLGGLESLALSAKVAKGEMQWH
- the lepA gene encoding translation elongation factor 4 produces the protein MQHIRNFSIIAHIDHGKSTLADRLIQYCGGLADRDMEAQVLDSMDIEKERGITIKAQTAALNYKAKDGKVYNLNLIDTPGHVDFSYEVSRSLSACEGALLVVDASQGVEAQTVANCYTALDLGVEVFAVLNKMDLPNADPDNAKAEIEDVIGIDATDAIPCSAKTGMGIEEILEAVVAKVPPPKGDPEAPLRAMIVDSWFDPYVGVVMLVRVVDGQLKKNERFKMMATGAAYEANTLGVFTPANEPRNSLKAGEVGYIIAGIKELKAAKVGDTITLEKKLPNNLGPAAEPLPGFKEVKSQVFAGLYPTEASEYDQLRDALEKLQLNDAALQYEPEVSQALGFGFRCGFLGLLHMEIVQERLEREFDQDLITTAPSVVYQVLKADGEIIDVENPSKMPDAGRLEEVREPIVTVHLYMPQEYVGPVMTLANQKRGVQLDMAYHGRQVMLTYEMPLGEIVLDFFDKLKSVSRGYASMDYEFKEYRPSEVVKVDILLNGEKVDALSIIVHRSQSVYRGRAVVAKMREIISRQMFDVAIQAAIGANIIARETVKAMRKNVLAKCYGGDVSRKRKLLEKQKAGKKRMKQIGSVEVPQEAFLAILQVDD